The Notoacmeibacter ruber DNA segment CATGGTATGCCTTTTCCCGGAAATGTGCGGTCAAAGACTCATCTATTTCGGCAGCGCCATGCTTCAAGCGCTCCGAACGTTCGGCCGGGAAAGCCTACGCTTCGTTCGATCAGAAGTGGACCCTGACGCCGAAGACGTTGGCGTTGGTCGTATCGCCCATATCGCCAAGGGCGGGAAGGAAGAAGATGTTCTTGCCGCCCGACCGGTGCTGTGCCCTGTAGACGAAATCCACATTGGGGTGCGATTTCAGCGAAAGGGCGATTTCCGGCGCCATGAAGTACAGTAGCGTGGCATCGCCATCTTCCTCGATCTCCCGCTGGCGCTCCAACCCGTAGGAATTGGTGACCGCCGACAGGCCGAAGGTGAAGGCCGGCTTTACGAGAACCGGTCCGATGGGGATGCCGCTATGGCGGATGGTCGGCCCGGCCCAAACCTCGCCTGATGTCCCGTCGGGACCGAAATCGTCATTGTCGATGCGCACTGACGCCCCGACCTCGGCGCCGACGACGAAGCCGAGCGGCAGTTGATAGGGCGTATGAGCCAAGGCTGCGCCAATCTGGAACTGACCGCCATAATCGGCCACGAAGGGGAGCGAATCCGCTTGCCAGACATGACCTTCGATCGAGCGGCCCGCGAAGACCAGAATAGAGGTGTCCGAGATGGCTTGCGGCATCGCTCCGGTATCGAGACTTGGCTCCAGAATATCGGCGGCCTGAACGGAATCGATCGTCACGCTGCCGATCAGCATGGCCATTCCAAGAGCGATTCCGCGCATCATAGTCCTGTCCTTCGGCTTCTTTTGCGCCCATTAACCGACAACAATCTTAACGTTGCGTAGCGGTTATGGCTGTCACCCGCGTAACACACCACCCGTCTGTTTGGCGACATTTGTGACGACAGCCGACGAAAGCGCCTCGAAATCGTCCTCGGTGAGGGTTCTCTCGATGGGCTGAATCGTGACCGCGACCGCAACGGATTTCTTGTTCTCTCCAAGCGAAGGGCCTTCGAAAACATCGAAAACCACCACGTCAGAAATCAGGCCGCGATCCGCGGCCGCCGTCGCCTTGACGATTTCGCCAGCCGGAACGTCGCGGTCGACGATGAAGGCAAAGTCGCGTGACACGGCCTGGAACGGCGACAGTTCCAGCTTAGGCTTGGTTCGCGTGGGCTTCTTTTTCGGCGCAGGCAGCGCGTCGATATAGACTTCGAAGCCGCAGGTCGGTCCGCTCACATCGAGCTCTTCCAGAATGCGCGGGTGGAACTCGCCGAAACTGGCGAGAATGTTCTTCGGCCCGAGACGCAAGGTTCCCGAGCGACCGGGATGATACCAGTCCGCTGCGCCGGTCATCACCATCAGCTTTTCAACGGGCGCACCGACAGCTTCGAGCACGGCAAGGGCATCGGATTTGGCGTCGAAAACGCCGACGGAGTCCATCGCGCCGGACCAGTGGCGTCCCGATCCACCCATATGGGCGGTACCGCTGCGAACGCCGCCGGCGACACGGCGCTGTCCTTTCGGCGTATCGTCTTCATAGGTTCCGGATACTTCGAAAAGCGCCACATCGCCGTAGCCGCGCTTGGCATTGCGGCCTGCGGCCGCCAACAGGCCCGGCAGGAGGGAGGGGCGCATGTCGCTCATATCCGCCGCGATCGGATTGGCCAGTTTCAGGGAGTCGCTTCCGCCGCCGAAGAGCGCCGCGTGCTCGGCCGGAATGAACGACCATGACACCGCTTCCATCATTCCTCGCGCCGCGAGAGAACGCTTGGCGGCGCGGGTGCGGTTCTGGAGCGGCGTCAAGATCGCGCCGCTCACCGCATCGTGTGCGCGCATCGGCTGCGGCTCGATTTCATCCACGCCATGGATGCGCATGACCTCTTCGACCAGATCGGCCTTGCCCTCCACATCGGGACGCCAGGACGGAATGGAGACGACAATCGCGTCGCCCTCTCCATCTTCTGCCGCAAAACCGAGGCGTGAAAGGATCGAGCGGCTTTCATCGGCCTTGATCTCAATGCCGGTGAGTCGCTTCACTTCGGCCGGCGGGAAGGTGATCTTTCGGCTCTCGGGCTCGGCGTAACCTTCGACGACCTTTTCGGTCGGTGTGCCGCCGCAAATATCCAGCACCATCTGCGTTGCCAGATCGAGCCCTGGTACCATGAAGGCTGGGTCCACGCCGCGCTCGAAGCGGTAGCGAGCGTCTGTGATGATCCCGAGATCGCGACCAGTTCGGGCGATATTGGCGGGGTCCCAAAGCGCCGATTCGATGAGAACATCGGTGGTCGTTTCATCGCAGCCCGAGGCCTGGCCGCCCATGATGCCCGCAAGGCTTTCGACACCGTTCGCATCGGCAATGACACAGGTCTCCTCGTTGAGTTCATAGCTGCGTTCATCGAGCGCATCGATCGTTTCGCCGTCATTCGCCCGGCGGACGACGAGATCACCCTGCACCTTGGCCGCATCGAAGACGTGAAGCGGGCGGCCCCGATCGAAGGTGATATAGTTGGTGACGTCGACCAGCGCATTGATCGGACGAAGGCCAATGGCCGACAGGCGCCGTTGCATCCAGTCGGGAGAGGTGCCGTTTTTGACATTTCGGACGAGCCGTAGCGCGAAGCCAGGGCAAAGGTCCGGCGCTTCGATCGTCACCGAGGTCGGGCACGCACCGTCGCCGGCAATGACCGGGACATCGGGTGTTTTCAGGGTGCCGAGGCCGGCTGCCGCCAGGTCGCGGGCGATACCGTAGACGCCGGTGCAGTCCGGCCTGTTCGGCGTGAGATTGATCTCGATGACAGGATCGGCAAGCCCCGCCCATTCGGCATAGCTCCGGCCGACCGGAGCATCTTCCGGCAATTCGATGATGCCCTCGTGAGCGTCGGAAAGTTCCAGTTCCCGCTCGGAGCACATCATGCCGAAGCTTTCAACTCCACGGATATTGCCCTTGCCGATAGTGGTATCGAGGCCGGGAATGTAGCTGCCGGGCTGTGCGAGAACGCCGATCATGCCGGCCCGTGCATTGGGCGCACCGCAGACGACCTGCAGCGGCTCTCCCCCACCGGCGTCGACTTTCAGCACTTGGAGCTTGTTGGCGTCGGGGTGGCGCGATGCCTCCATAACACGGGCGATGGCGAATGGCTTCAGTGCCGATCTGTCATCGATATCCTCGACCTCGAGGCCGATCATGGTCAGCCGCTCGCAGATGGTCGGCAGGTCCGCATCCGTCTCAAGATGATCTTTCAGCCAGGACAGGGTGAATTTCATAGCGCGCTGTCGCTCCACTCATGCATTGCCAACCAAGCGTCGATGCGCCGGGCAGCGAAAATCCGATCGGTCGGCTGCATACGCTTTTTGTGGCTAAGGGAAAACCCGCCTGCTCGCGGTTGTCGCAATCTGTGCCGCTCGCCCCTTGCAAAAGGACGGCAGAAAGAAAGCTTATTGTAACAAAACAACCTGGCCCGCCGTTATCGGGGCGAGAATACAAGAAGGATCAATCATGCAGTCAGTCAGACAGGAACGGTCGGTGCGGGTCCTTATCAATGAGAGCGTGCTCGAAGGCCTTTCCGCCACCAGACAAAATACAGGCTACCAACCTGCAAAACCGGCACTTCACGCGCCAATTCGCTGCGGCGCATATATTGAATGGACTTAATCTTAAGTGTTCCGAATAGCAGAGGCAGACTTGTGTGCATTGCAGAAATCCTTGCCGTTCATCAGAGGATCATGTCACGCAAAAAATAAAAATTAGTTCGCAAGCTCAGGGAAGATGAAATATCTCATGATTGTAAAGAAATATTGTCGAATTGCCTCGTTTGTCTTCGTGGGCGTGCTGGCGACGATAGGCTCTGCTTTCGCCCAAAATAAGGCCCCCGCTGTTTCCGAGTGGGAAGCCGTGGAAGCGGCGGCAAAAGGGCAGACGGTTCAATGGAATGCGTGGGGCGGCGCAGAGAATATCAACGCTTACATTGACTGGGTCGGCGAGCGCATGGAGGAGCTTTACGGGGTTTCGGTCAATCATGTCCGCCTGTCCGACACGGCAGAGGCGGTTTCACGCGTGGTGGCCGAGAAAGCGGCGGGCCGAACCGAGGATGGCTCAGTCGACCTCATCTGGATCAATGGCGAAAACTTTGTCGCCATGAAGGAGCGAGGCTTGCTGGAGACGCCGGGCTGGGCGACCGACTTGCCCAACTGGCAATATGTCGATGTGGAGAACAAGCCGACGGTCGTGACCGATTTTACGGTGTCGACCGAAGGGCTCGAATCCCCGTGGGGCATGGCCAAGCTGACATTCTGGCACGATACCGCGCGCACCGATGAAGCAAGCCTTCCTCATTCGGCAAAGGAGATTGCCGCATGGCTGAAGGACAATCCAGGCCGGTTCACCTATCCCGCCCCGCCTGACTTTATCGGCTCAACCTTTCTGAAACAGCTTCTCGTTGAAACGGCTCCCGACGACATCGACCTTTCGCAGCCGGTCACGGATGAGAGTTTCGAGGCGGCGACGAAAACCATGTTCGCCATGCTGGATGAAATGCGCCCCAATCTCTGGCGCTCCGGACAACGCCATCCGGAAAATTACTCCGCAATGAAGTCGCTCCTGGCCGATGGTGAAGTCGATATTCTGTTCGCCTTCAACCCGGCCGAGGCATCCTCCGGGATCGCGGCAGGCGAATTGCCCGAGAGTGTACGGCCGCTCACCTTTCCGGCCGGGACGCTCGGCAATAGTCACTTCGTCGCAATCCCCTTCAATGCCGCCAATCGGGAGGGCGCGCTTTTGCTCGCCAATTTCCTGATCTCGCCCGAAGCTCAAATCCGCAAGGAAAACCCCGATATTTGGGGTGACCCGACAGTACTGGATGTCGCCAGACTTCCGGAAGAGGACAGAGCCTCGTTCGAGGCACTCCCGCTCGGACCAGCAACGCCGTCGCCTGCCGAAACAGGCCCGGTCATTGCCGAGCCGCATGCCACTTGGCAGGAGCGGCTTGAGGAGGAATGGGAAGAGCGCTATGTGGTCGGCGGCTGATCGAGCTTGACCGGGCGATTGCGGGTTCTTCGCTCTCTCTCTTGGCTTGCACTTAGGCTCGTGGCCCTGCCGGTTGTCGGCGGGGTCATCGGCACCGTGATGCCCGCCTTCGGCTTCATGCCGGTGCTCGGCGGCGAAACGGTCACCATCGATCCATTCCGACGCTTATTGGCAACGCCCGGCCTTGGCTGGAGCGCCGCACTGTCGCTGATCACGGGTCTTGCTTCCGCGACGATCGCGCTCGGCCTCGCGGCAGGTTTCACGGCAGCGGCTTCAGGCACGGCGGCCTTTGGCAGGATGCGCCGTCTGCTGGCGCCGCTACTTGCCGTTCCCCATGCTGCAGCGGCCTTTGCCTTTGCCTTTCTCGTAGCCCCGTCGGGCTTCATTTTGCGTCTGCTCTCGCCCTGGGCGACGGGAATAGAGCGCCCGCCCGACATCCTCGTGATCGGCGATGCGGCTGGCCTTTCGCTGATTGCGGGACTGGTTCTCAAGGAAACACCGTTTCTGATTCTGCTTATCCTGGCCGCCCTGCCACAATTACCGGTGGTGCAAAGTCGCCGCCTTGCCGCCTCGCTCGGCTATGGGCGCATGGCCGGATTCTTCTTTTTGCAATGGC contains these protein-coding regions:
- a CDS encoding ABC transporter substrate-binding protein, producing MIVKKYCRIASFVFVGVLATIGSAFAQNKAPAVSEWEAVEAAAKGQTVQWNAWGGAENINAYIDWVGERMEELYGVSVNHVRLSDTAEAVSRVVAEKAAGRTEDGSVDLIWINGENFVAMKERGLLETPGWATDLPNWQYVDVENKPTVVTDFTVSTEGLESPWGMAKLTFWHDTARTDEASLPHSAKEIAAWLKDNPGRFTYPAPPDFIGSTFLKQLLVETAPDDIDLSQPVTDESFEAATKTMFAMLDEMRPNLWRSGQRHPENYSAMKSLLADGEVDILFAFNPAEASSGIAAGELPESVRPLTFPAGTLGNSHFVAIPFNAANREGALLLANFLISPEAQIRKENPDIWGDPTVLDVARLPEEDRASFEALPLGPATPSPAETGPVIAEPHATWQERLEEEWEERYVVGG
- the pheT gene encoding phenylalanine--tRNA ligase subunit beta, with the translated sequence MKFTLSWLKDHLETDADLPTICERLTMIGLEVEDIDDRSALKPFAIARVMEASRHPDANKLQVLKVDAGGGEPLQVVCGAPNARAGMIGVLAQPGSYIPGLDTTIGKGNIRGVESFGMMCSERELELSDAHEGIIELPEDAPVGRSYAEWAGLADPVIEINLTPNRPDCTGVYGIARDLAAAGLGTLKTPDVPVIAGDGACPTSVTIEAPDLCPGFALRLVRNVKNGTSPDWMQRRLSAIGLRPINALVDVTNYITFDRGRPLHVFDAAKVQGDLVVRRANDGETIDALDERSYELNEETCVIADANGVESLAGIMGGQASGCDETTTDVLIESALWDPANIARTGRDLGIITDARYRFERGVDPAFMVPGLDLATQMVLDICGGTPTEKVVEGYAEPESRKITFPPAEVKRLTGIEIKADESRSILSRLGFAAEDGEGDAIVVSIPSWRPDVEGKADLVEEVMRIHGVDEIEPQPMRAHDAVSGAILTPLQNRTRAAKRSLAARGMMEAVSWSFIPAEHAALFGGGSDSLKLANPIAADMSDMRPSLLPGLLAAAGRNAKRGYGDVALFEVSGTYEDDTPKGQRRVAGGVRSGTAHMGGSGRHWSGAMDSVGVFDAKSDALAVLEAVGAPVEKLMVMTGAADWYHPGRSGTLRLGPKNILASFGEFHPRILEELDVSGPTCGFEVYIDALPAPKKKPTRTKPKLELSPFQAVSRDFAFIVDRDVPAGEIVKATAAADRGLISDVVVFDVFEGPSLGENKKSVAVAVTIQPIERTLTEDDFEALSSAVVTNVAKQTGGVLRG